The following proteins are co-located in the Malus sylvestris chromosome 13, drMalSylv7.2, whole genome shotgun sequence genome:
- the LOC126597213 gene encoding helicase-like transcription factor CHR28, with protein sequence MFGHADHLYDFFDSTWRYCSFLSGWIGSLISKNCTDVIGLPARNSLSKLVEEGETQFSTFMAQREFIDISSSDSDLEIEEREYGNSRVLPSSLSGPGSNPRSGDYSGQFRKVPSPRRAYASNGNSPNVNQHTQVKQNFNPSSSDDIRTSNRHAARAHNDNVERPQSNHSQSSNISLKDYEAQKRTLPQSMQLSGPSTYASNGKGLMRDYSSRGYDTEFNRSESSGSRGQPPSFMHGKSFSASQFASSSDPAYHSGTGDERVPGSDERLIYQAALEDLNQPKVEATLPDGLLSVPLLRHQKIALAWMLQKETRSLHCLGGILADDQGLGKTISMIALIQMQKYLDSKSKSRDLGNQKTEALNLDDDEDNPNGGLDKLNKTEAPDHLRSTPEVSTSSRSIRKQRPAAGTLVVCPASVLRQWARELDEKVAEEAKLRVLIYHGGSRTKVPEELASYDVVLTTYAIVTNEVPKQPLVDDDEPDEKIEETYGIHSDFSSNKKRKKASIINKKGKRGKKGIDSSSIDCGSGALAKVGWFRVILDEAQTIKNHRTQVARACCSLRAKRRWCLSGTPIQNTIDDLYSYFRFLRYDPYAVYKSFYSTIKVPISRNSIQGYKKLQAVLRAIMLRRTKGTLIDGQPIIELPPKTINLSKVEFSPEERAFYTKLEADSRTKFKAYAAAGTVNQNYANILLMLLRLRQACDHPQLVKAYDSDCVGKDSVQMARRLPKDMISHLLHLLETSLAICRVCKDPPEDPVVTMCGHVFCYQCVSEYLTGDDNTCPAAECKEQVGSDVVFSKSTLISCFSNNLDGTRTNSELGEKSIVLQNEYSSSKVRAIIEILLSHLEHNCAGSNGDPAFGTEITDSRYSGVSSSPNSGPIKTIIFSQWTGMLDLVETSLNEYCIQYRRLDGTMSLASRDRGVKDFNTDPEITVMLMSLKAGNLGLNMVAACHVILLDLWWNPTTEDQAIDRAHRIGQTRPVTVTRLTIKDTVEDRILALQEEKRKMVASAFGEDHGGGSATRLTVEDLRYLFMV encoded by the exons ATGTTTGGTCATGCGGATCATCTTTATGACTTCTTTGATTCAACTTGGAGATATTGCTCTTTTTTAAGTGGATGGATTGGCAGTTTAATCTCAAAAAACTGCACGGATGTG ATTGGCTTACCTGCAAGGAACTCACTTTCTAAGTTGGTTGAAGAAGGGGAAACTCAATTTTCAACCTTCATGGCTCAAAGGGAATTTATAGATATTAGTTCATCGGATAGTGATTTAGAGATAGAAGAAAGGGAATATGGCAACAGCAGAGTTCTTCCAAGCTCGCTATCTGGACCTGGCTCAAATCCAAGGAGTGGAG ATTATTCTGGGCAGTTTAGAAAGGTGCCTTCTCCTAGAAGAGCATATGCTTCTAATGGCAACTCTCCTAATGTTAATCAGCACACACAGGTGAAACAGAATTTTAATCCCAGTTCAAGTGATGATATAAGAACCTCAAATCGACATGCTGCTCGAGCACATAATGATAATGTGGAACGGCCTCAGAGTAATCATTCGCAAAGTTCTAATATTTCTCTTAAGGACTATGAGGCTCAGAAGAGGACCCTTCCACAATCTATGCAGCTATCGGGACCGAGTACTTACGCAAGCAATGGCAAGGGCCTTATGAGAGACTATTCTAGTAGGGGCTATGACACCGAATTTAATAGGTCTGAAAGCAGTGGGAGTAGGGGCCAGCCTCCCTCTTTCATGCATGGAAAGTCATTTTCCGCTTCACAGTTTGCGAGTTCAAGTGACCCTGCATACCATTCTGGGACAGGTGACGAAAGGGTTCCTGGCAGTGATGAGAGACTGATATATCAAGCAGCATTAGAG GATCTCAATCAACCAAAAGTTGAAGCTACTTTACCTGATGGTCTTCTGTCGGTCCCTCTTCTACGACATCag AAAATTGCTCTGGCATGGATGCTTCAAAAGGAAACTAGAAGTCTGCATTGTCTGGGTGGAATCTTAGCAGATGATCAG GGCCTTGGTAAGACCATTTCAATGATTGCCCTTATACAAATGCAGAAGTATTTGGATTCGAAGTCAAAATCTAGAGATTTAGGCAATCAGAAAACTGAGGCTTTAAATTTGGATGACGATGAGGACAATCCCAACGGTGGTTTGGATAAATTGAATAAAACTGAGGCACCTGATCATCTTCGATCAACTCCAGAAGTTAGTACATCTTCACGATCAATCAGAAAGCAGAGGCCAGCAGCGGGTACATTGGTTGTGTGTCCAGCAAGTGTTCTTCGACAGTGGGCTAGGGAGCTGGATGAAAAGGTTGCAGAGGAAGCAAAGCTGCGTGTTCTTATTTATCACGGAGGCAGCCGGACGAAGGTTCCTGAAGAACTGGCTAGCTATGATGTGGTTCTCACAACATATGCTATTGTAACCAATGAAGTCCCAAAACAACCTTTAGTTGATGATGATGAACCTGATGAGAAAATTGAGGAAACTTATGGAATACATTCTGATTTTTCAAGTAATAAGAAGAGAAAAAAGGCTTCAATTATTAATAAGAAGGGAAAGAGGGGCAAAAAGGGAATTGATAGTTCCTCTATTGATTGTGGTTCTGGGGCACTTGCAAAAGTGGGTTGGTTTAGGGTGATACTAGATGAAGCTCAGACGATTAAGAATCACAGAACTCAAGTGGCTAGAGCGTGTTGTAGCCTTCGAGCAAAAAGAAGGTGGTGTTTGTCTGGTACTCCTATACAAAATACAATTGATGACTTATACAGTTACTTCAGATTTCTTAGATATGACCCCTATGCTGTATATAAGTCATTTTACAGTACCATTAAGGTTCCAATATCAAGAAACTCAATCCAAGGTTACAAGAAGCTCCAGGCAGTTCTGAGGGCTATAATGTTGCGTCGAACAAAAG GAACATTGATCGATGGGCAACCTATAATTGAATTACCACCAAAAACAATAAACTTGAGTAAAGTGGAGTTCTCGCCTGAGGAGCGGGCCTTTTATACCAAGCTAGAAGCCGATTCACGCACTAAGTTCAAG GCATATGCCGCTGCTGGCACAGTAAATCAAAATTATGCAAATATTCTTTTGATGCTTTTGCGCCTCCGGCAAGCTTGTGACCACCCTCAGCTTGTTAAAGCGTATGACTCAGACTGTGTTGGGAAAGATTCTGTGCAAATGGCAAGGCGACTCCCAAAGGATATGATATCCCATCTTTTGCATCTTCTGGAAACTTCATTGGCTATTTGTCGTGTATGCAAA GATCCACCTGAAGACCCTGTTGTTACTATGTGTGGCCATGTATTCTGTTATCAGTGTGTTTCGGAATATTTGACGGGTGATGACAATACATGTCCTGCTGCTGAATGTAAAGAACAAGTTGGTTCTGATGTTGTTTTCTCCAAATCCACTCTCATAAGTTGCTTCTCCAATAATCTTGATGGTACTCGGACGAATTCTGAGTTGGGCGAGAAATCAATAGTGTTACAGAATGAGTATAGTTCATCTAAAGTCAGAGCTATTATTGAGATTTTGCTTTCACATTTGGAACATAACTGTGCTGGAAGCAATGGAGACCCTGCTTTTGGAACCGAAATCACAGATAGTAGATATTCTGGCGTTTCAAGCTCACCAAATAGTGGACCAATAAAAACGATTATTTTTTCCCAGTGGACTGGCATGTTGGATTTAGTTGAAACATCATTGAACGAGTATTGTATTCAGTACAGAAGGCTTGATGGGACAATGAGTCTGGCATCAAGAGACAGGGGTGTCAAAGATTTTAACACTGATCCTGAG ATCACTGTTATGCTCATGTCACTAAAGGCTGGAAACCTTGGTCTAAACATGGTTGCAGCATGTCATGTTATCCTTTTGGACCTGTGGTGGAATCCAACCactgaagatcaagctattgaTCGGGCACATAGAATTGGACAGACCCGACCTGTTACTGTAACACGTCTCACGATTAAGGATACAGTGGAGGACAGGATATTAGCTTTACAG gaagaaaagagaaaaatggtGGCATCTGCTTTTGGTGAAGATCATGGTGGGGGCTCCGCTACACGTCTGACTGTTGAGGATCTGAGATACCTATTTATGGTCTAA
- the LOC126594749 gene encoding protein ASPARTIC PROTEASE IN GUARD CELL 2-like — translation MVAVRVKEAEAPLLLLTVSALLLLIISSCAVATTITNTTTTSLTYPEFQELNVKETITAIQSNDRAPRAAYNVTSSTTTGSKLNDDDDEDDIDHEEYERSTNGGSGVGKWKVKVVHRDKMSSQYANRNGNEGSHTSHSHLFRARMKRDAKRFASLTRRLLNYSDSELESLDFGSGVVSGMEQGSGEYFVRIGVGSPPRSQYMVIDSGSDIVWVQCQPCTHCYHQSDPIFDPARSASYSSVSCASSLCGRLQNPGCHSGRCLYEASYGDGSYTQGTLALETLTLGRALLRNVAIGCGHMNRGMFVGAAGLLGLGGGAMSFVGQLAGLTGGAFTYCLVSRGGRSSTTSTNAAGGGGGGSLEFGRGAMPVGAAWVPLIRNPRAPSLYFVGLAGLGVGGMRVPISGDVFRQTEMGYGGVVMDTGTAVTRFPTLAYEAFRDTFLQQTASLPRLSSGVSIFDTCYDLNGFVSVRVPTVSFYFSGGPILTLPASNFLIPVDEKGTFCFAFAPSASGLSIIGNIQQEGIQISFDGANGFVGFGPNVC, via the coding sequence ATGGTAGCCGTACGCGTGAAGGAAGCAGAAGCACCATTACTACTGCTAACGGTGTCTGCTCTTCTCCTCCTAATAATTAGCAGCTGCGCCGtggccaccaccatcaccaataCTACAACTACTTCCCTTACGTACCCTGAGTTTCAAGAGCTGAACGTGAAGGAAACAATCACGGCGATTCAAAGTAATGACAGGGCACCTAGGGCTGCATACAACGTCACCAGCAGCACCACCACCGGCagcaaattaaatgatgatgatgatgaagatgatataGATCATGAAGAATATGAAAGAAGCACTAATGGCGGATCCGGAGTAGGAaaatggaaggtgaaggtggtCCACAGGGATAAGATGTCGTCGCAATATGCAAACAGGAATGGGAATGAAGGCAGCCATACTTCTCATAGCCACCTTTTCCGCGCACGCATGAAAAGGGATGCCAAAAGGTTTGCTAGCCTCACGCGGCGCCTCCTCAACTACTCAGACTCAGAGTTAGAGTCGTTGGATTTTGGGTCGGGGGTGGTGTCGGGTATGGAGCAAGGGAGTGGAGAATACTTCGTGAGGATCGGAGTGGGGAGCCCACCACGAAGCCAATACATGGTGATTGACTCCGGCAGTGACATCGTGTGGGTTCAGTGCCAGCCTTGCACCCATTGTTACCACCAGTCCGACCCCATCTTTGACCCCGCCCGCTCTGCTTCGTATTCCAGCGTCTCCTGTGCCTCCTCCCTCTGCGGCCGCCTCCAGAACCCCGGTTGCCACTCCGGTCGATGCCTCTACGAGGCCTCCTACGGCGACGGATCCTACACCCAGGGCACGCTTGCCCTCGAAACTCTTACCTTGGGACGCGCCCTCCTCCGAAACGTAGCCATCGGCTGCGGGCACATGAATCGCGGCATGTTTGTGGGAGCCGCTGGTCTCTTGGGCCTTGGAGGTGGGGCCATGTCATTTGTTGGTCAGCTCGCCGGCCTGACCGGAGGTGCCTTCACTTATTGTTTGGTCAGCCGTGGCGgccgctctagtactacaagtACCAACGCAGccggcggaggaggaggagggtccCTGGAGTTCGGTCGTGGGGCGATGCCCGTGGGTGCTGCATGGGTCCCGCTGATCCGGAACCCGCGGGCCCCGAGTTTGTATTTTGTGGGGCTGGCGGGCCTTGGAGTTGGAGGGATGCGGGTGCCCATATCCGGAGACGTATTCCGGCAAACCGAGATGGGTTACGGAGGGGTTGTGATGGACACGGGCACCGCCGTGACAAGGTTCCCGACGTTGGCTTACGAGGCCTTCCGCGATACCTTTCTTCAGCAGACGGCCAGCCTCCCTCGGCTGTCGTCGGGAGTGTCCATCTTTGACACATGCTATGACCTGAACGGCTTCGTGTCGGTTCGGGTGCCGACCGTGTCGTTTTATTTTTCGGGTGGGCCCATCCTGACGCTTCCGGCGAGCAATTTTCTGATTCCGGTGGACGAGAAGGGGACCTTTTGCTTTGCATTTGCTCCTTCGGCCTCCGGACTTTCCATAATAGGCAACATCCAGCAAGAGGGCATCCAAATCTCATTTGATGGAGCCAATGGTTTTGTGGGTTTTGGACCCAATGTCTGCTAA